The nucleotide sequence TATTCGAGGATTTCCAGGACGGAGCGCTTGCGGGCCTTGGTGGAGGCCGCGCCGAGGATGGTGCGCATGGCCCGGGCCGTGCGGCCCTGCTTGCCGATGACCTTGCCGAGATCTTCCTTGGCCACCTTGAGTTCGATGACCGAGGTCTGCTCGCCTTCAATCTCCGACACGTGCACCTGGTCCGGATTATCCACCAACGATTTC is from Solidesulfovibrio magneticus RS-1 and encodes:
- a CDS encoding KH domain-containing protein; this encodes MLKDLIEYVAKSLVDNPDQVHVSEIEGEQTSVIELKVAKEDLGKVIGKQGRTARAMRTILGAASTKARKRSVLEILE